The Canis lupus dingo isolate Sandy chromosome 26, ASM325472v2, whole genome shotgun sequence genome has a segment encoding these proteins:
- the FZD10 gene encoding frizzled-10, with amino-acid sequence MPRPGPRLWLVLQVMGSCAAISSMDMERPGDGKCQPIEIPMCKDIGYNMTRMPNLMGHENQREAAIQLHEFAPLVEYGCHGHLRFFLCSLYAPMCTEQVSTPIPACRVMCEQARLKCSPIMEQFNFKWPDSLDCSKLPNKNDPNYLCMEAPNNGSDEPSRGSGLFPPLFRPQRPHSAQEHPLRDAGQGRTSCDNPGKFHHVGKSAACAPLCTPGVDVYWSGGDKRFAVVWLAVWAVLCFFSSAFTVLTFLIDPARFRYPERPIIFLSMCYCVYSVGYIIRLFAGAESIACDRDSGQLYVIQEGLESTGCTLVFLVLYYFGMASSLWWVILTLTWFLAAGKKWGHEAIEANSSYFHLAAWAIPAVKTILILVMRRVAGDELTGVCYVGSMDVNALTGFVLIPLACYLIIGTSFILSGFVALFHIRRVMKTGGENTDKLEKLMVRIGVFSVLYTVPATCVIACYFYERLNMEYWKILATQHKCKMNNQTKSLDCVMAASIPAVEIFMVKIFMLLVVGITSGMWIWTSKTLQSWQNVCSRRFKRKSRRKPASVITNSGIYKKAQHPPKTHLGKYEIPAQPPTCV; translated from the coding sequence ATGCCGCGCCCGGGCCCCCGCCTGTGGCTGGTCCTGCAGGTGATGGGTTCGTGCGCCGCCATCAGTTCCATGGACATGGAGCGTCCGGGCGACGGCAAGTGCCAGCCCATTGAGATCCCGATGTGCAAGGACATTGGCTACAACATGACCCGCATGCCCAACCTGATGGGCCACGAGAACCAGCGCGAGGCCGCCATCCAGCTGCACGAGTTCGCGCCGCTGGTGGAGTACGGCTGCCACGGCCACCTCCGCTTCTTCCTGTGCTCGCTGTACGCGCCCATGTGCACCGAGCAAgtctccacccccatccctgcctgcCGGGTCATGTGCGAGCAGGCCCGGCTCAAGTGCTCCCCGATCATGGAGCAGTTCAACTTCAAGTGGCCCGACTCGCTGGACTGCAGCAAGCTCCCCAACAAGAACGACCCCAACTACCTGTGCATGGAGGCGCCCAACAATGGCTCGGACGAGCCCTCCCGGGGCTCAGGCCTGTTCCCGCCGCTCTTCCGGCCGCAGCGGCCGCACAGCGCGCAGGAGCACCCGCTCAGGGACGCGGGCCAGGGGCGCACCAGCTGCGACAACCCGGGCAAGTTCCACCACGTGGGGAAGAGCGCGGCGTGCGCGCCGCTCTGCACGCCCGGAGTGGACGTGTACTGGAGCGGCGGCGACAAGCGCTTCGCGGTGGTCTGGCTGGCCGTCTGGGCGGTGCTGTGCTTCTTCTCCAGCGCCTTCACCGTGCTCACCTTCCTCATCGACCCGGCCCGCTTCAGGTACCCGGAGCGCCCCATCATCTTCCTCTCCATGTGCTACTGCGTCTACTCCGTGGGCTACATCATCCGCCTCTTCGCTGGCGCCGAGAGCATCGCCTGCGACCGGGACAGCGGACAGCTCTATGTCATCCAGGAGGGGCTGGAGAGCACCGGCTGCACCCTTGTCTTCCTGGTCCTCTACTACTTCGGCATGGCCAGCTCGCTGTGGTGGGTGATTCTCACACTCACCTGGTTCCTGGCTGCGGGCAAGAAGTGGGGCCATGAGGCTATCGAGGCCAATAGCAGCTACTTCCACCTGGCAGCCTGGGCCATCCCGGCCGTGAAGACCATCCTGATCCTGGTGATGCGCCGGGTGGCTGGGGACGAACTCACCGGCGTGTGCTATGTGGGCAGCATGGACGTGAACGCCCTCACCGGCTTCGTGCTCATCCCACTGGCCTGCTACCTCATCATCGGCACTTCCTTCATCCTGTCCGGCTTCGTGGCACTCTTCCACATCCGGAGGGTGATGAAGACCGGTGGGGAGAACACGGACAAACTGGAGAAGCTCATGGTGAGAATCGGGGTCTTCTCGGTGCTTTACACCGTGCCGGCCACCTGTGTGATCGCCTGTTACTTTTACGAACGCCTCAACATGGAGTACTGGAAGATCCTAGCCACGCAGCACAAGTGCAAAATGAACAACCAGACCAAAAGTCTGGACTGTGTGATGGCTGCGTCCATCCCAGCGGTGGAGATCTTCATGGTGAAGATCTTCATGCTGCTGGTGGTGGGCATCACCAGCGGCATGTGGATCTGGACATCGAAGACCCTGCAGTCCTGGCAGAATGTTTGCAGCCGCAGGTtcaagagaaagagcaggaggaaaCCTGCCAGCGTGATCACCAATAGTGGGATTTACAAAAAAGCCCAGCATCCCCCAAAAACCCACCTCGGAAAATATGAGATCCCTGCACAGCCTCCCACGTGTGTGTGA